The following coding sequences are from one Acidobacteriota bacterium window:
- a CDS encoding Crp/Fnr family transcriptional regulator: MKTLVQVLGALPLFSRLSPDELGRLAALGGVQRYEKNQVIFNEGEPGVGFHVVLGGRVKVFKSSAEGREQILHIWTAGEIFGEVPVFAGGSYPASALALDAVRTFFLPRDGLLTFLRQRPELALKLLAALARRLHHFAGVIEDLSLREVPSRLAAYLLDLHAVEKGAQPVVELEISRGQLASLLGTIPETLSRIFSRLAREGLLEPLSARRLRLLDPEALAQLADRHRGKP; this comes from the coding sequence ATGAAGACCCTCGTGCAGGTGCTCGGCGCCCTGCCCCTCTTTTCCCGCCTGAGCCCCGACGAACTCGGCCGGCTCGCCGCCCTGGGAGGGGTCCAGCGCTACGAAAAGAACCAGGTGATCTTCAACGAGGGCGAGCCGGGAGTCGGCTTCCACGTGGTGCTCGGAGGCCGGGTCAAGGTCTTCAAGTCCAGCGCCGAGGGACGCGAGCAGATCCTGCACATCTGGACTGCCGGGGAGATCTTCGGCGAGGTGCCGGTGTTTGCCGGCGGCTCCTACCCGGCCTCCGCCCTGGCCCTCGACGCGGTGCGCACCTTCTTCCTGCCTCGGGACGGCCTGCTGACCTTCCTCCGCCAGCGCCCGGAACTGGCCCTCAAGCTGCTGGCGGCCCTGGCCCGGCGGCTGCACCACTTCGCCGGGGTGATCGAAGACCTCTCCCTGCGGGAAGTCCCCTCCCGCCTGGCGGCCTACCTGCTCGACCTGCACGCAGTGGAAAAAGGCGCGCAGCCGGTGGTGGAGCTGGAGATTTCCCGCGGCCAGCTCGCCAGCCTGCTGGGCACGATTCCCGAGACTCTCTCGCGCATCTTCAGCCGCCTGGCCCGCGAAGGTCTGCTCGAACCCCTCTCCGCCCGCCGCCTGCGCCTGCTCGACCCGGAGGCCCTGGCCCAGCTCGCCGACCGCCACCGGGGAAAGCCGTAA